A stretch of Rubinisphaera margarita DNA encodes these proteins:
- a CDS encoding ExbD/TolR family protein, with protein MWRRTAEATDVEDRLRTRETEARAEPMPLKTEEVEEPVLNLTPMIDIVLLLIIFFMVGTRFSDAERQFEIELPTVSNALPLTDLPDEIVVSIAKSGEMFLGEQAITLEELESRLQQAKERYADQSVIVRGDAAGEYQNVMDVLAVCHRVGITNLSLANRVAEEDGS; from the coding sequence ATGTGGCGACGTACTGCTGAGGCCACGGATGTTGAAGACCGATTAAGAACGCGCGAGACGGAAGCCAGGGCCGAACCGATGCCGCTGAAAACCGAAGAAGTTGAAGAGCCCGTGCTCAATCTGACGCCGATGATCGACATCGTGCTGTTGCTGATCATCTTCTTTATGGTCGGAACCCGCTTTTCAGATGCTGAGCGTCAGTTCGAGATCGAACTGCCAACTGTCTCTAACGCCCTGCCGCTGACCGACCTGCCCGATGAAATTGTTGTCAGTATCGCGAAGTCGGGGGAGATGTTCCTCGGCGAGCAGGCGATCACGCTCGAAGAACTCGAATCGCGACTGCAGCAGGCCAAAGAACGTTACGCCGATCAATCGGTGATTGTTCGCGGCGACGCAGCCGGCGAATATCAGAACGTGATGGATGTGCTGGCGGTGTGTCATCGCGTCGGGATCACGAATCTTTCGCTGGCGAACCGGGTGGCTGAGGAGGATGGTTCTTGA
- a CDS encoding prenyltransferase/squalene oxidase repeat-containing protein: MTYLSDFYVWVAGHLNVPPEAVEQWLWGGLVLGFIFSAVHLLTMLVTRWGDHHASSKSLLFSVLIHLSSGVGVIALAPAPVREKVVRDLEPIRIQDVIIAGSQQTRTDAPGNTPIWESVPSLKNPIQSRMEREEFRTTPSVAPERKVDEPVTLTPEIPEFQPITKPQQEQPELAMAAPTPREMPVATMPEIESPEVPPIPSPDPQGTDADAPDRTRTQLPRSMVQSEDIQRPEAGGSDRIATTFMEQQRLRVPDIERGPRPELPNQGDIAETVERRQTPQQSAPDEILSGEQMVAGEGTTQPNMTENRVPTRSQRTGDAPPNEMTTPSRNSGPLPETSLDPAPAMPAPRLPGEDEVPRLADLPAPNFDAVRRDQSAEIPATYRLRDLARRKEIARQFGGTDASEEAVERALAWLASIQETDGYWDGSKWGSGKIEVDEQGIDRQKAGVEADTGLTALTILAFLGAGYTQEEGKYAANVSKALQWLISQQREDGYLGGKATRYAGMYCHGMATYALAEAYGMQNERRVDDGLSQAVMKGVQFTIAMQNEDDGGWRYLPEWSGDMSMFGWQLMALKSAEIAGVAIPEEARNRMIKFLVDRSLGERKGLAAYHPEYGPEITPAMTAECLFCKQMMGIRRSNPASQEAAAYLLAEGNAPKAIEPNLYYWYYGTLAMYQFGGAEWEKWNELVRGLLIAKQRKTGELAGSWNPDGPWGGYGGRVYSTALATLSLEVYYRFLPLYRIGDAVEE, translated from the coding sequence TTGACCTACCTCTCCGATTTCTACGTCTGGGTTGCCGGACATTTGAACGTCCCGCCGGAAGCCGTCGAACAATGGCTCTGGGGAGGGCTCGTTCTCGGCTTCATCTTCTCGGCCGTCCATCTGCTGACGATGCTGGTCACCCGCTGGGGCGATCATCATGCGTCTTCGAAGTCGCTGCTGTTTTCGGTGCTGATCCATCTCAGTTCCGGCGTTGGCGTGATCGCGCTGGCCCCGGCTCCGGTCCGCGAGAAAGTCGTTCGTGATCTCGAGCCCATTCGGATCCAGGATGTCATCATTGCCGGCTCTCAGCAGACGCGAACCGATGCACCCGGCAATACGCCGATCTGGGAATCAGTCCCTTCGCTCAAGAACCCGATTCAGTCGAGAATGGAACGGGAAGAGTTTCGGACCACGCCCTCGGTGGCACCCGAACGTAAAGTCGACGAGCCGGTCACTTTGACACCGGAGATCCCGGAATTTCAGCCGATCACGAAACCGCAGCAGGAGCAGCCTGAACTGGCCATGGCGGCTCCCACACCCCGGGAAATGCCGGTTGCAACGATGCCAGAAATCGAATCGCCCGAAGTTCCTCCCATTCCGTCGCCGGATCCGCAGGGAACTGACGCCGATGCCCCGGATCGCACGCGGACTCAACTCCCGCGGAGCATGGTTCAGTCGGAAGACATTCAGCGTCCGGAAGCGGGCGGCAGCGATCGCATCGCCACGACCTTCATGGAACAACAGCGGCTTCGCGTACCTGATATCGAGCGAGGCCCTCGTCCTGAGCTTCCCAATCAGGGCGATATCGCCGAGACCGTGGAACGCAGACAGACCCCTCAGCAGAGTGCTCCCGATGAGATTCTTTCCGGCGAGCAAATGGTGGCCGGTGAGGGAACCACGCAGCCGAACATGACCGAGAATCGAGTGCCGACGCGTTCCCAGCGAACCGGCGACGCTCCGCCCAATGAGATGACGACGCCATCGCGAAACTCCGGACCACTTCCCGAAACCAGTCTCGATCCTGCTCCCGCCATGCCTGCTCCACGGCTGCCGGGTGAAGACGAGGTGCCGCGACTGGCCGACCTGCCCGCTCCGAATTTCGATGCCGTCCGGCGTGATCAGTCGGCTGAGATTCCGGCGACGTATCGACTGCGCGATCTGGCCCGACGGAAGGAGATCGCCCGACAGTTCGGCGGTACCGATGCGTCCGAAGAAGCCGTCGAACGGGCTCTGGCCTGGCTGGCGAGTATTCAGGAGACCGACGGCTACTGGGATGGCTCGAAATGGGGCTCGGGAAAGATTGAAGTCGACGAGCAGGGCATCGATCGTCAGAAAGCCGGCGTTGAAGCCGACACGGGTTTAACCGCGCTCACGATTCTCGCGTTCCTGGGAGCCGGCTATACGCAGGAAGAAGGCAAGTACGCCGCCAACGTTTCCAAAGCGTTGCAATGGCTGATCAGTCAGCAGCGGGAAGATGGTTACCTGGGCGGGAAAGCGACCCGATATGCCGGCATGTACTGTCACGGCATGGCGACCTACGCACTGGCCGAAGCATACGGCATGCAAAATGAACGCCGCGTGGATGATGGACTCAGCCAGGCCGTGATGAAGGGCGTGCAGTTCACGATCGCCATGCAGAACGAGGATGATGGCGGCTGGCGTTATCTTCCCGAGTGGTCTGGAGATATGAGCATGTTTGGCTGGCAGTTAATGGCATTGAAGAGTGCCGAGATCGCCGGCGTTGCCATTCCCGAAGAGGCCCGCAATCGGATGATCAAGTTTCTGGTCGATCGCTCGCTGGGGGAACGCAAAGGGCTCGCAGCTTATCATCCAGAATACGGTCCTGAAATCACGCCGGCGATGACCGCCGAGTGTCTGTTCTGCAAACAGATGATGGGCATCCGTCGCAGCAATCCTGCCAGTCAGGAAGCCGCCGCGTATCTGCTCGCCGAGGGCAACGCCCCGAAAGCGATCGAGCCGAACCTCTACTACTGGTACTACGGGACCCTGGCGATGTACCAGTTCGGCGGAGCGGAATGGGAGAAGTGGAACGAACTTGTACGTGGTCTGCTGATCGCCAAACAGCGCAAGACCGGCGAACTGGCCGGCAGCTGGAATCCCGACGGCCCGTGGGGCGGCTACGGCGGCCGCGTGTATTCCACGGCTCTGGCAACGCTGTCCCTCGAAGTCTACTATCGCTTCCTGCCGCTGTATCGCATTGGCGATGCGGTCGAGGAGTAG
- a CDS encoding RidA family protein — protein MAKQLISSGSAWEGKIGYSRAVRIGNLVHVSGTTATNEKGDVVGIGEPAEQAEYILQKIEAALKDAGASMNDVVRTRMYVTRIDDWESIALAHGKYFGEIRPATTIVEVSRLINANHLVEIEAEAIVEG, from the coding sequence ATGGCAAAGCAACTTATTTCCAGTGGTTCGGCATGGGAAGGCAAGATTGGTTATTCGCGGGCAGTGCGGATCGGGAATCTGGTGCACGTTTCCGGAACCACGGCGACCAACGAAAAGGGCGATGTCGTCGGAATCGGCGAACCAGCCGAGCAGGCGGAATACATTCTTCAGAAGATCGAAGCAGCTCTGAAGGATGCCGGGGCTTCGATGAACGATGTCGTGCGGACGCGGATGTATGTCACGCGGATTGATGACTGGGAATCGATCGCGCTCGCCCACGGCAAGTACTTCGGTGAGATCCGCCCGGCGACCACGATTGTCGAAGTCAGCCGACTGATTAATGCCAATCACCTGGTCGAGATTGAAGCCGAGGCTATCGTCGAAGGCTGA
- a CDS encoding DUF1559 domain-containing protein — translation MHVEMTLLPARLRRQAFTLIELLVVIAIIAILVALLLPAVQQAREAARRSSCKNNLKQLALAMHNYHDAHSVFPYGWQREVSGATHRRECFFQRLLPFIEQGALSDIYEADTTEYVFYIPKSLAGTPVDVYMCPSDPSGPATGGCGNDNGFQGNYVVCAGGDVDSNGIPIGLTGSKTTGLFYQSSSTKFRDVRDGTSNTLMLGEGIIRGSTGGSWGGLGGYWGGAPHGSFGFSTAETPNTTVPDRVYSCKSTTFPNAPCENGNADGLSGRYNFARSHHQGGAQFALADGSTRFISENIDRLTFRYLGQIQDGEVLGEF, via the coding sequence ATGCACGTTGAGATGACCCTGCTCCCCGCCCGCCTCCGCCGCCAGGCCTTCACTCTTATTGAACTACTGGTAGTGATCGCGATTATCGCCATTCTTGTTGCCCTGCTCCTTCCGGCCGTGCAACAGGCTCGCGAAGCGGCCCGCAGATCCTCCTGCAAGAACAACCTCAAGCAGCTCGCCCTGGCGATGCACAATTACCACGATGCCCATTCGGTCTTCCCTTATGGCTGGCAGCGCGAAGTTTCCGGAGCGACTCATCGTCGTGAATGTTTCTTCCAGCGGCTGTTGCCATTCATTGAACAGGGAGCCCTTTCAGACATCTACGAAGCTGATACCACCGAGTATGTCTTCTACATTCCCAAGTCGCTGGCCGGGACGCCGGTCGACGTTTATATGTGCCCGTCCGATCCTTCGGGGCCCGCGACCGGCGGTTGCGGGAACGACAACGGATTCCAGGGCAACTACGTCGTTTGCGCGGGCGGCGACGTCGACTCAAACGGCATTCCGATCGGACTGACCGGAAGCAAGACGACGGGGCTGTTCTACCAGAGTTCGTCGACCAAATTTCGCGACGTCCGCGATGGAACATCCAACACCCTGATGTTGGGCGAAGGCATCATTCGCGGCTCGACCGGCGGAAGCTGGGGCGGCCTTGGAGGCTACTGGGGAGGAGCCCCTCACGGTTCCTTCGGATTCTCGACCGCAGAGACGCCGAATACCACCGTTCCCGACCGGGTCTACTCCTGCAAGTCCACGACCTTCCCCAATGCTCCGTGTGAAAACGGGAACGCCGATGGTCTCAGCGGACGCTACAACTTCGCCCGCAGTCATCATCAGGGAGGGGCTCAATTCGCGCTGGCCGATGGATCGACCCGGTTCATCTCCGAGAACATCGATCGCCTTACCTTCCGTTACCTGGGACAGATTCAGGACGGAGAAGTACTCGGCGAGTTCTAG
- a CDS encoding ABC-F family ATP-binding cassette domain-containing protein: MSVLLQLQDATKSYGSQTLLDHASVALKDGDKVGFIGRNGAGKSTLCRVLLGQEELDRGEIIRHPSLRVGYLQQHDPFEPGESALDFLMRDSGEPDWKCGEVAAEFEIKGAYLEGPVKELSGGWQTRVKLASLLLHDPNLLVLDEPTNFLDLRTQILLEHFLRHFKAGCLIVSHDRGFLKATCTHTLELSRGELTMYTGNVEKFLEAKAIQREHDARVNAATQAKMKQLERFIDKNRARASTAAQARNKAKQLDRLELIDIEEDESRVRIRVPQVIARKGPALRCEGITIGYPDHKVAENVSFEIDHGSRTAVVGDNGQGKTTLLRTIVGSLKPMEGEPRWGHNCDIGVYAQHVYTSLPQDWTVQQYLESESAVEVTTQQVLDVAGSFLFRGPLIQKPIKVLSGGERARLCLAGLLLSKCNVLILDEPGNHLDVETLEALADALLTYEGTIIFTSHDRHFVRRIATQVIEVKDGHVADYPGDYETYLYRVEKEIDDHEAERTGVPAASGGSAPKAGKPKKRKGSQDPRKQLNKIEKKIASLDDERQELQKTFVTLTDAKKAQEVHDQMEALKAEIATLEEEWFELNQELEEDWV, encoded by the coding sequence ATGTCCGTTCTGCTGCAACTTCAAGATGCGACCAAGAGCTACGGCTCCCAAACCCTCCTCGATCATGCCAGCGTGGCATTGAAAGACGGCGACAAAGTCGGCTTCATCGGTCGCAACGGCGCGGGAAAATCGACCCTGTGTCGGGTCCTGCTCGGTCAGGAAGAGCTCGATCGCGGCGAGATCATTCGGCATCCCAGCCTCCGCGTCGGCTATCTGCAACAGCACGATCCGTTCGAACCGGGCGAATCGGCTCTTGATTTTCTCATGCGCGATTCGGGCGAGCCGGACTGGAAGTGTGGCGAAGTCGCCGCCGAGTTCGAAATCAAGGGAGCCTATCTCGAAGGACCTGTGAAAGAACTGTCGGGCGGATGGCAGACCCGTGTGAAGCTGGCCTCGCTGCTCCTGCACGACCCGAATCTGCTCGTTCTGGACGAACCGACGAACTTCCTGGATCTTCGCACTCAGATCCTGCTTGAGCACTTCCTGCGGCATTTTAAAGCCGGCTGCCTGATCGTGTCGCACGACCGCGGCTTCCTCAAAGCGACCTGCACGCACACGCTGGAACTGTCTCGCGGCGAGCTGACCATGTACACCGGCAATGTCGAGAAGTTCCTCGAAGCCAAAGCAATACAGCGGGAGCACGACGCGCGAGTCAACGCGGCAACCCAGGCCAAGATGAAACAACTCGAACGGTTCATCGACAAGAACCGCGCTCGGGCGAGCACCGCTGCTCAGGCCCGAAACAAAGCCAAGCAACTCGATCGACTGGAGTTGATCGACATTGAAGAGGACGAATCGCGCGTCCGCATCCGCGTGCCTCAGGTCATAGCCCGCAAGGGCCCTGCCCTTCGCTGCGAAGGCATTACGATCGGCTACCCGGATCACAAGGTCGCCGAGAACGTTTCCTTCGAGATCGATCATGGTTCCCGTACCGCTGTGGTCGGGGACAACGGACAGGGAAAAACGACTCTGCTGCGAACGATCGTTGGTTCACTTAAGCCGATGGAAGGCGAACCACGCTGGGGACATAACTGCGATATCGGCGTCTATGCCCAACACGTCTATACCTCGCTGCCTCAGGACTGGACCGTACAGCAGTATCTGGAAAGCGAGTCGGCTGTCGAAGTCACGACTCAGCAGGTGCTCGATGTCGCCGGCAGTTTTCTGTTTCGAGGTCCACTGATCCAGAAGCCAATCAAAGTATTGAGCGGGGGGGAACGGGCTCGACTCTGTCTGGCCGGCCTGCTGCTGAGCAAATGCAATGTCCTCATCCTCGACGAACCGGGCAACCACCTCGACGTCGAAACCCTCGAAGCTCTCGCCGATGCTTTACTCACCTATGAAGGCACGATCATCTTCACCAGCCACGATCGTCACTTCGTGCGACGGATCGCGACTCAGGTGATCGAAGTGAAAGATGGCCACGTCGCCGACTATCCCGGCGATTACGAGACGTACCTGTATCGGGTCGAGAAAGAAATCGACGATCACGAAGCCGAGCGCACCGGAGTGCCCGCCGCTTCCGGCGGATCGGCTCCCAAAGCCGGAAAGCCAAAGAAGCGAAAGGGATCCCAGGACCCCCGCAAGCAGCTCAACAAGATTGAGAAGAAAATTGCTTCGCTGGACGACGAGCGACAGGAACTGCAGAAGACGTTTGTCACGCTGACCGACGCGAAGAAGGCACAGGAAGTCCACGACCAGATGGAAGCCCTGAAAGCCGAGATTGCCACGCTCGAAGAGGAGTGGTTCGAGCTCAATCAGGAGCTGGAAGAAGACTGGGTGTAA
- the bfr gene encoding bacterioferritin, producing the protein MKGSPKVIEALNAGLTIELTAINQYFIQAKMCQNWALHILGAKHYQESIGEMKHAEWLIDRILFLEGVPEIARYDVIRVGDDVKTQFEYDLALETKGVNAYRDAIQLCHEENDPGTRDLLDRILVQSEEHVDWLESQLELIEKIGIQNYLMSQMGPHKEDDH; encoded by the coding sequence ATGAAGGGGAGCCCCAAGGTTATCGAAGCCCTGAATGCCGGTTTGACCATCGAACTGACCGCCATCAACCAGTATTTCATTCAGGCTAAAATGTGTCAGAACTGGGCTCTGCACATCCTCGGCGCTAAGCACTACCAGGAATCGATCGGCGAAATGAAGCACGCCGAGTGGCTGATCGATCGAATCCTGTTCCTGGAAGGTGTGCCCGAGATCGCCCGTTACGATGTCATTCGGGTCGGGGACGACGTCAAAACCCAGTTTGAGTACGACCTCGCTCTGGAAACGAAGGGCGTCAACGCGTATCGCGACGCCATTCAGCTCTGCCACGAGGAAAACGATCCCGGCACCCGCGATCTGCTCGACAGGATTCTCGTCCAGTCCGAAGAACACGTCGACTGGCTCGAATCCCAGCTCGAACTGATCGAAAAAATTGGGATCCAGAATTACCTCATGTCGCAGATGGGACCGCACAAAGAAGACGACCACTAA
- a CDS encoding OmpA/MotB family protein, whose product MKWTRYTLLCSCCVLAVSQIACTGVPRRHLRMSQHRAMRLYAENQELMNENGTLAMQSYQSQEAMTAMAQEQQMLSQQLAQAQHQLDISNQRLANLTSERSELHARYKNLLIRSRTQQSPLSEEATRRFQELARRYPDFEFDPITGVSKFHSDILFSSGSANLRDSASPLLRDLAQIMNDGPARNLNLLVVGHTDDQPIHNAGVNHPTNWHLSTNRANSVLMALKESGISDHRLGSAGYGDTQPLVPNTNSHARQRNRRVEIFVLAPDAVVAGWDPRHVR is encoded by the coding sequence ATGAAGTGGACCCGTTACACCCTGCTTTGTTCCTGTTGCGTCCTGGCTGTGAGCCAGATCGCCTGCACCGGCGTGCCCCGGCGTCATCTGCGGATGAGCCAGCATCGTGCGATGCGTCTCTACGCCGAGAATCAGGAACTCATGAACGAGAATGGTACACTGGCCATGCAGTCGTATCAGTCTCAGGAAGCCATGACCGCAATGGCTCAAGAGCAGCAGATGCTCTCTCAGCAGCTCGCCCAGGCCCAGCATCAGCTCGATATCTCGAATCAGCGACTGGCGAACCTGACCAGCGAGCGCAGCGAACTGCATGCTCGATACAAGAACCTGCTCATCCGCTCGCGGACCCAGCAGAGTCCGCTTTCAGAAGAAGCGACCCGTCGGTTTCAGGAACTGGCCCGTCGGTACCCGGACTTCGAGTTCGATCCGATCACCGGCGTGAGTAAATTCCACTCCGACATCCTGTTCTCATCGGGAAGTGCCAACCTGCGGGACTCGGCTTCGCCGTTGCTGCGGGATCTGGCTCAGATCATGAACGATGGTCCGGCTCGCAACTTGAACCTGCTCGTGGTCGGACACACCGACGATCAACCGATTCATAACGCGGGGGTCAACCATCCGACCAACTGGCATCTGTCGACCAACCGGGCTAACTCCGTGTTGATGGCTCTGAAAGAAAGCGGGATCTCCGATCATCGCCTCGGATCAGCCGGCTACGGCGATACACAGCCGCTCGTGCCTAACACGAACAGCCATGCCCGCCAGCGAAACCGCCGCGTCGAGATCTTCGTTCTGGCCCCGGACGCCGTGGTGGCCGGCTGGGACCCCAGACACGTCCGATAA
- the guaB gene encoding IMP dehydrogenase, with the protein MQERILTEGLTFDDVLLVPAYSDAMPDEVDISTRLTRNITLNVPIISSPMDTVTESEMAIAMAQEGGMGIVHKNMTVEQQALEVDRVKRSEHGVIVDPVTLPPTATVSQARKLMDERNVGGVPITEDGYLKGILTRRDLRFLESDDTRISEVMTKDKLVTSSETTDLKEAERILRENKVEKLLLVNDRYQLRGLITIKDIDKNLQFPRASKDARGRLRVGAAVGVFDFERVEALINKGVDVLVVDSAHGHSSNVIETVREIKRQYSIDVIAGNIATTEGAQALIDAGVDAVKVGIGPGSICTTRIISGVGVPQLTAISSAAKAAAASDIPIIGDGGIRYSGDITKALASGAHTVMLGGLLAGLDESPGEMILYQGRSFKQYRGMGSMGAMVKGSSDRYRQSLVDEDGKKKSAKKLVPEGVEGRVAYKGHLNHFLYQLVGGLRAGMGYLGVRSIEELRVQAKFIKISAATVRENHPHDIAITQEAPNYTAEHSPGEKN; encoded by the coding sequence ATGCAGGAACGCATCCTCACTGAAGGTTTGACATTCGACGACGTCCTCCTCGTCCCGGCATACAGCGACGCCATGCCGGACGAAGTCGATATCAGTACTCGCCTCACGCGCAATATCACGCTCAACGTTCCCATTATTTCCAGTCCCATGGATACGGTCACCGAGAGCGAAATGGCGATCGCCATGGCTCAGGAAGGTGGCATGGGCATCGTTCACAAGAACATGACCGTTGAGCAGCAGGCCCTCGAAGTCGACCGCGTCAAGCGGAGCGAGCACGGTGTAATTGTCGATCCGGTCACCCTTCCTCCGACCGCCACGGTGTCCCAGGCCCGCAAGCTGATGGACGAACGCAACGTCGGCGGCGTTCCCATTACGGAAGATGGGTATTTGAAGGGGATTTTGACACGACGGGACCTGAGATTTCTGGAGTCCGATGACACCAGAATCTCCGAAGTCATGACCAAGGACAAGCTCGTAACCTCTTCTGAGACAACAGATTTGAAAGAAGCAGAGCGGATTCTGCGCGAGAATAAAGTAGAGAAACTTTTACTGGTAAATGACCGATACCAGTTGAGGGGATTAATCACGATCAAGGACATCGACAAGAACCTGCAGTTCCCGCGCGCTTCGAAAGATGCCCGCGGACGTCTGCGAGTCGGTGCCGCGGTCGGAGTCTTTGATTTTGAACGCGTTGAAGCGCTCATCAATAAGGGGGTGGACGTACTCGTAGTCGATTCGGCTCACGGGCATTCGTCCAACGTGATTGAAACAGTCCGGGAGATCAAACGTCAGTACTCGATTGACGTGATCGCCGGAAACATTGCCACCACGGAAGGGGCTCAGGCGTTAATCGATGCAGGCGTGGATGCCGTGAAGGTCGGAATCGGCCCGGGCAGCATCTGCACCACCCGTATCATTTCTGGTGTCGGAGTGCCGCAATTGACGGCGATCAGCTCTGCTGCCAAGGCCGCCGCCGCCTCAGATATTCCGATTATTGGCGATGGAGGAATTCGATACAGCGGAGACATCACCAAAGCACTCGCCTCGGGTGCCCACACCGTGATGCTCGGGGGACTTCTGGCAGGCCTGGACGAAAGTCCGGGAGAAATGATTCTGTACCAGGGCCGGTCCTTCAAGCAATATCGCGGCATGGGCTCGATGGGTGCGATGGTGAAAGGGAGCAGCGACCGTTATCGACAGTCGCTGGTCGACGAAGACGGGAAGAAAAAGTCCGCCAAAAAGCTGGTCCCGGAGGGAGTCGAGGGTCGTGTGGCCTACAAAGGTCATCTCAATCACTTCCTCTACCAGCTCGTCGGAGGATTGCGGGCCGGGATGGGATACCTGGGCGTGCGATCAATCGAGGAGCTGCGTGTCCAGGCGAAGTTCATCAAAATCTCGGCGGCTACGGTGAGGGAGAACCATCCGCATGACATCGCAATCACACAAGAAGCACCCAACTACACCGCCGAGCATTCGCCCGGCGAGAAGAATTGA
- the rsmA gene encoding 16S rRNA (adenine(1518)-N(6)/adenine(1519)-N(6))-dimethyltransferase RsmA: protein MTEALRQTKTHLQDLLSQFGINPRTDLGQNYLIDLNIIDFIVREARIGPKDVILEVGTGTGGMTAFMAEYAAHVISVELDRNMHALASAQLGDRPNLTLMRQDALHNKNRFAPEVLAEIEKQLAVDPSRRLKLVANLPYNIATPVVSNLVATDIPWERMIVTIQLELGLRMQARPGKSTYGALSVWLQSQCYVKLLNKLPPSVFWPRPKVNSAVMKLVPNPKGRAQIANRPFLQDFVRRLFHQRRKMLRSVLVGMYRKQIDKQVIDDIMTEMELGEKTRAEELQPQTLVELSNRVYHRINESETASETSEE, encoded by the coding sequence ATGACCGAGGCTCTCCGCCAGACCAAGACACACCTGCAGGACCTGCTCTCTCAGTTCGGGATCAATCCTCGCACGGACCTCGGTCAGAATTATCTGATCGATCTCAACATCATCGACTTCATCGTTCGCGAGGCCAGAATTGGCCCGAAAGATGTCATCCTTGAAGTCGGCACCGGCACGGGCGGCATGACCGCTTTCATGGCCGAATACGCCGCTCATGTGATCTCAGTCGAGCTCGACCGAAACATGCACGCTCTGGCGTCGGCTCAGCTGGGGGATCGCCCCAATCTGACGCTGATGCGGCAGGACGCATTGCACAACAAGAACCGTTTCGCCCCCGAAGTGCTGGCGGAAATCGAGAAGCAACTGGCGGTCGATCCGTCCCGGCGGCTCAAACTCGTGGCCAATTTGCCATACAACATCGCCACGCCGGTCGTGTCCAACCTGGTCGCGACAGATATTCCGTGGGAGCGAATGATTGTCACCATTCAGCTCGAGCTCGGCCTGAGAATGCAGGCTCGGCCGGGGAAAAGCACCTACGGAGCCCTGTCGGTCTGGCTACAGTCGCAGTGCTACGTGAAGTTGCTGAACAAGCTGCCTCCGTCGGTGTTCTGGCCACGACCGAAGGTGAACTCAGCGGTCATGAAGCTGGTCCCCAATCCGAAAGGACGGGCTCAGATCGCAAATCGGCCGTTTCTGCAGGACTTCGTTCGCCGGCTGTTCCACCAACGGCGAAAGATGCTGCGAAGTGTCCTGGTCGGCATGTACCGCAAGCAGATCGACAAACAGGTCATCGACGACATCATGACCGAAATGGAGCTCGGCGAGAAAACGCGAGCCGAAGAACTCCAGCCGCAGACGCTCGTCGAACTGAGCAACCGCGTATATCACCGCATCAACGAATCTGAAACCGCAAGCGAAACAAGCGAAGAGTAG